The following are from one region of the Paenibacillus sp. JZ16 genome:
- a CDS encoding aldo/keto reductase, whose product MKFRKLGRTGLEVSVLSFGASSLGSVFRETSDRESIKTVHAALDAGINYIDVSPYYGLTKAESVLGQAIKELPRDRFLLSSKAGRYGENTFDFSAKRMFDSVEESLRRLNTDYLDILFLHDIEFVPSGIILEEAVPALLKLKEQGKIRFTGVSGLPLKLFEQMLPQIEVDAILSYCHYSLNDTSLLDLIPLLEERSIGLVNASPLSMGLLSTRETADWHPADPELKAACRKAAEHCASRGYDIAQLAVQFSTANERIPTTLVSTANPDNIVKNARWVEEPMDQELLGEVSDILATVHNRTWASGLPEYNDSPRTEAKEGRA is encoded by the coding sequence ATGAAGTTTCGAAAATTGGGGCGCACGGGACTCGAGGTGTCGGTCCTCAGCTTCGGCGCCTCTTCGCTAGGATCGGTGTTCCGGGAAACGTCAGACCGCGAGAGCATTAAGACGGTGCATGCTGCTCTTGACGCAGGCATCAACTATATTGATGTTTCGCCTTACTATGGATTGACCAAGGCGGAGTCCGTACTCGGCCAGGCGATCAAAGAGCTTCCGCGAGATCGTTTCCTGCTATCGAGCAAAGCGGGGCGATACGGTGAGAATACATTTGATTTTTCTGCGAAACGAATGTTTGACAGCGTTGAAGAAAGCCTGAGGCGACTGAACACGGATTATCTCGATATTCTTTTTTTGCATGATATTGAATTCGTGCCGTCCGGCATCATTCTAGAGGAGGCCGTGCCTGCACTGCTCAAGCTGAAGGAGCAGGGGAAGATCCGTTTTACAGGCGTCAGCGGACTTCCACTGAAACTATTCGAGCAGATGCTTCCGCAGATTGAAGTGGACGCGATCCTGTCTTATTGCCACTATTCTCTCAACGATACCTCATTGCTTGATCTGATTCCGCTGCTGGAGGAGCGCAGCATCGGCCTGGTCAATGCTTCGCCGCTTTCCATGGGGCTGCTGAGCACCAGAGAAACTGCCGACTGGCACCCGGCCGATCCCGAGCTCAAAGCTGCCTGCAGGAAGGCGGCCGAACACTGTGCCTCCCGCGGATACGATATCGCCCAGTTGGCCGTGCAGTTCTCAACCGCTAACGAACGCATCCCGACGACGCTGGTGAGCACGGCCAATCCGGATAACATCGTCAAGAACGCAAGGTGGGTCGAAGAACCGATGGACCAGGAGCTGCTGGGTGAAGTGTCGGACATTCTCGCTACGGTCCATAATCGGACCTGGGCGAGCGGACTGCCTGAGTATAATGACAGTCCACGGACGGAAGCGAAAGAGGGGCGGGCGTAA
- a CDS encoding zinc-binding alcohol dehydrogenase family protein: protein MKGIVCEDAGRLVYREDLPEPVRGEGEAIVAIRRIGICGTDLHAYQGNQPYFTYPRILGHELSGVIEEIGDNPEGLRVGDQVSMIPYLHCGNCGACLSGKTNCCRSMRVLGVHLDGGMRERISVPVSHLFRMEGLSLDQAALLEPLAIGAHALRRSGLHPGMRALVIGAGPIGLGVMAMAAASGSEVAAMDVNADRLAFAKSWAKSVHTVLVTESPKDRLLEWNDRELPSVVIDATGNLRSMTDAFGLVGHGGSLVYVGLVNGDITFNDPDFHARELTLLSSRNATREDFRRVADAVTSLKVDLNAYITHRCTLDRMTEQFDAWLKPETCVIKAIVEIN, encoded by the coding sequence ATGAAGGGGATTGTCTGCGAAGATGCCGGAAGGCTGGTTTATCGAGAGGATTTACCCGAGCCAGTTAGGGGCGAAGGAGAGGCGATCGTCGCGATTCGGCGCATCGGCATCTGTGGTACGGACCTGCACGCATACCAGGGAAACCAGCCTTATTTTACTTACCCTCGCATCCTCGGGCATGAGCTCTCCGGAGTAATCGAAGAGATTGGTGATAATCCGGAAGGGCTAAGAGTGGGCGATCAGGTCAGTATGATTCCGTACCTGCACTGCGGCAATTGCGGCGCCTGCCTAAGCGGTAAAACGAACTGCTGCCGCAGCATGCGCGTGCTGGGCGTGCATCTGGATGGCGGCATGCGCGAGCGGATTTCTGTTCCCGTCTCCCATCTATTCCGGATGGAAGGGCTGTCACTGGATCAGGCGGCTCTACTCGAGCCTCTGGCGATCGGCGCGCATGCCCTCCGCCGATCGGGTCTACATCCCGGCATGCGTGCACTAGTAATTGGAGCCGGGCCAATCGGACTTGGTGTCATGGCGATGGCGGCAGCTTCCGGTTCCGAGGTGGCCGCGATGGACGTGAATGCAGACCGTCTTGCCTTCGCCAAATCCTGGGCCAAATCAGTACATACCGTTCTTGTGACGGAAAGTCCGAAAGATCGCCTTCTCGAATGGAACGATAGAGAACTGCCGTCCGTGGTCATCGACGCGACAGGTAACCTGCGTTCGATGACGGATGCATTCGGGCTGGTCGGTCACGGCGGCTCGCTTGTTTACGTCGGACTCGTGAATGGCGATATTACGTTTAACGATCCTGATTTTCACGCGCGGGAACTAACGCTCCTGAGCAGTCGTAACGCTACACGGGAAGATTTCAGACGTGTGGCTGACGCGGTGACGAGCTTAAAAGTCGATCTAAACGCCTATATTACGCACCGTTGTACGCTCGATCGGATGACAGAGCAGTTTGACGCCTGGCTGAAGCCGGAAACCTGCGTGATCAAAGCCATTGTAGAGATCAACTAA
- a CDS encoding amidohydrolase family protein, with protein sequence MRIDAHQHYWSIARGDYGWITPEIPKLYRDFMPADLEPHLRVHGLDGTILVQAAPTVSETDFILRLAEQTPSILGVVGWLDLFDPNHRLHYERFSRHPKFAGFRIMIQDMPDAARILEPAFVKALKGYAGDDVPIDLLIVSGQLPPVLELLRQVPNLRGVIDHIGKPSIRSHEWESWTEAMSQAAAFPGIHCKISGMVTEADHESWNYEEFAPYVQHILETFGPDRVMFGSDWPVCLLAAGYDEVIEIVRRALPKSWGEEEQSRLFGVNAKEFYKLRAFRT encoded by the coding sequence ATGAGAATCGATGCCCATCAGCATTACTGGTCTATCGCACGCGGGGATTACGGATGGATTACGCCGGAGATTCCGAAGCTTTACCGCGATTTTATGCCAGCCGATCTGGAGCCGCATTTACGCGTCCATGGGCTGGATGGTACGATCCTGGTTCAAGCCGCCCCGACTGTCTCGGAAACAGACTTTATTCTGAGGCTGGCTGAACAGACGCCTTCCATACTTGGCGTCGTAGGTTGGCTCGATCTGTTCGACCCGAACCATCGACTGCATTACGAGAGATTCAGCCGCCACCCGAAATTTGCAGGCTTTCGTATCATGATCCAGGACATGCCCGACGCAGCGCGAATTTTGGAGCCAGCATTTGTGAAAGCGCTTAAAGGCTACGCCGGGGATGATGTTCCGATCGATCTGTTGATCGTATCTGGACAGCTCCCGCCAGTACTGGAGCTGCTGAGGCAGGTTCCAAACCTGAGGGGCGTCATTGATCATATCGGAAAGCCGTCGATCCGAAGCCATGAATGGGAGTCATGGACAGAGGCGATGAGCCAGGCTGCTGCGTTTCCAGGCATCCACTGCAAAATCTCGGGGATGGTGACGGAAGCCGATCATGAAAGCTGGAATTATGAAGAGTTCGCTCCCTATGTCCAGCACATTCTGGAGACATTCGGCCCAGACAGAGTCATGTTTGGCAGCGATTGGCCAGTCTGCCTGCTTGCTGCAGGGTACGACGAGGTTATAGAGATTGTTCGGCGGGCTCTACCGAAGTCTTGGGGAGAAGAGGAACAGTCGCGGCTGTTCGGAGTCAATGCGAAAGAGTTCTACAAGCTTCGAGCGTTTAGAACCTGA
- a CDS encoding AraC family transcriptional regulator → MQPYRKSFAGDPLFPFEIVYKTIKYPDNELPDHLHDHYELVYVHSGQGIFFIDNCWYQKSAGDLFVIPGNTIHHSLPDLEDPIVSSAIFFAPSLIAGPSLGDGYFPLQCYEIARKKKQFKIGLAGSLRIAAEMAIKQIADEFANQETGYREAVLLTIGQLLLQINRHLLTDEITQHESPRIGPSWILRALKRIDEHPEREIHLTDLAREACVSPSHFSRVFRQLTSLNVIGYVNTKRIIKAKELLLFSDENVNVIAEKCGYETPAHFYRVFKSLTGETPGQYRKRS, encoded by the coding sequence ATGCAGCCCTACCGTAAATCATTTGCAGGAGATCCGCTGTTTCCGTTTGAAATTGTGTATAAGACAATAAAATACCCGGACAATGAACTCCCCGATCATCTGCATGATCATTATGAACTCGTTTATGTGCACAGCGGCCAAGGGATATTTTTCATCGACAATTGCTGGTACCAAAAAAGCGCCGGCGATCTGTTCGTCATCCCCGGCAACACGATCCATCATTCCCTGCCGGACCTTGAAGACCCGATCGTCTCATCGGCGATATTCTTTGCACCGTCTCTCATTGCCGGGCCTTCGCTCGGCGACGGATACTTCCCGCTTCAATGCTATGAAATCGCCCGCAAAAAAAAGCAGTTCAAGATTGGACTGGCAGGGTCACTGCGAATCGCTGCCGAAATGGCAATCAAGCAAATCGCGGACGAGTTCGCGAACCAAGAAACGGGATACCGTGAAGCCGTGCTGCTGACGATCGGCCAGTTACTTCTGCAAATTAATCGTCATCTCCTGACCGATGAAATAACCCAGCACGAAAGCCCGCGGATTGGCCCCTCCTGGATATTGCGGGCTCTAAAGCGGATTGACGAGCATCCCGAGCGAGAGATTCATCTGACTGACCTTGCAAGGGAAGCCTGCGTGTCGCCTTCTCACTTCTCCAGAGTGTTCCGGCAGTTAACTTCACTGAACGTTATAGGCTACGTCAACACCAAACGAATCATTAAAGCCAAGGAACTTCTCTTGTTTTCCGACGAGAATGTGAATGTGATCGCAGAGAAATGCGGATATGAGACGCCTGCTCATTTTTACAGAGTATTCAAATCGTTAACAGGAGAGACGCCCGGCCAGTACAGAAAACGGAGCTAA
- a CDS encoding glycoside hydrolase family 95 protein, translated as MDNRLQEHRLWYSKPAKEWNEALPVGNGRLGAMVFGGVSAERLQLNEDSLWYGGPRDRNNPDALPNLTELRKLILEGRLKEAEELASLALPGLPETQRHYLPLGDLLLMFKGQDEPCMEYSRELDLERGTVTVRYRIGDIMYTREVLSSYPDQALVIRLSADKIGAISFKARFNRGRWRYLEKTEKWGEDGLVMTGHSGGEGGSTFCAALKAVSNGGTAQTIGEHLVIENADSVTLFLAAATTFRQTDPSAHCRSHLSGLLNQPYSELLERHLADYQSLYGRTNLSLPGSVELAGLPTDERLDRVKRGETDHGLVALYFHYGRYLLIASSRPGSLPANLQGIWNDSFTPPWDSKFTININTQMNYWPAELCNLTECHEPLFDLIERMREPGRVTAQVMYGCSGFTAHHNTDIWADTAPQDTYLPASFWPMGAAWLCLHLWEHYRFGQDLTFLDRAYDTMKEAALFLLDYLVEDEQGRLITCPSVSPENRYILSSGEAGVLCAGASMDFQIIGALFGACIEGAKLLGKDETFKDELETALKRLPQPRIGKYGQIQEWMEDYEEEEPGHRHISHLFALYPGDAFTTERTPNLAAAARTTLTRRLSSGGGHTGWSRAWIINFWARLQDGMLAYDNVMALLQHSTMTNLFDNHPPFQIDGNFGGTAGIAEMLLQSHAGIIRLLPAIPDVWSEGEVKGLRARGGFTFSFKWAESKISEVVVECTVSGPCEIEAPGFAPVSFIAEAGKTYTFERNVMINHKQ; from the coding sequence ATGGACAACCGGTTACAGGAACACCGCTTGTGGTATTCAAAGCCCGCGAAGGAATGGAACGAAGCGCTGCCGGTAGGCAACGGACGGCTGGGGGCGATGGTCTTCGGGGGAGTCTCGGCGGAGCGTTTACAGCTCAACGAGGACTCCCTATGGTACGGAGGCCCACGAGACCGGAACAATCCGGACGCGCTACCCAATTTGACAGAGCTGCGGAAACTGATCCTGGAGGGGCGTCTGAAGGAAGCGGAGGAGCTGGCCTCGCTAGCCCTTCCCGGACTTCCGGAAACGCAGCGCCACTACCTTCCGCTAGGCGATCTTCTCCTGATGTTTAAGGGTCAGGATGAGCCCTGCATGGAGTACAGCAGGGAGCTGGATCTTGAACGCGGAACCGTCACGGTGCGTTACCGGATCGGAGATATCATGTATACACGTGAAGTTTTGTCTAGCTATCCCGATCAAGCGCTGGTCATCCGACTATCAGCCGATAAAATTGGCGCGATTTCGTTCAAGGCTCGTTTTAATCGCGGTCGATGGAGGTACCTGGAGAAGACCGAGAAATGGGGCGAAGACGGACTGGTCATGACCGGACATAGCGGGGGGGAGGGCGGAAGCACTTTTTGCGCCGCTTTGAAGGCGGTTAGCAACGGAGGCACCGCCCAGACGATCGGTGAGCATCTTGTAATCGAGAACGCCGATTCCGTAACATTGTTCCTTGCTGCGGCAACGACCTTCCGCCAAACGGACCCCTCCGCACACTGCAGGTCGCATCTGAGTGGCCTGCTGAATCAACCTTACTCAGAGCTGCTGGAGCGGCATCTTGCCGATTACCAGTCACTTTATGGCCGTACGAATCTGTCGCTGCCGGGAAGTGTCGAGCTGGCCGGGCTGCCTACCGACGAGCGGCTGGATCGCGTAAAGCGGGGCGAAACGGATCATGGCCTGGTCGCCCTGTATTTTCATTACGGCCGGTATCTGCTTATTGCGTCCAGCCGTCCCGGTTCACTACCAGCGAACCTGCAGGGCATCTGGAACGACAGTTTCACGCCGCCGTGGGACAGTAAATTTACGATCAATATCAACACTCAGATGAACTACTGGCCCGCAGAGCTTTGCAACCTGACGGAATGTCACGAGCCGCTGTTCGATCTCATCGAGCGCATGCGGGAGCCGGGCAGGGTAACCGCACAAGTGATGTACGGGTGCAGCGGCTTTACGGCCCACCACAACACCGATATCTGGGCGGATACGGCGCCGCAGGATACGTATTTGCCGGCTTCATTCTGGCCAATGGGTGCGGCCTGGCTCTGTCTGCATTTATGGGAACATTACCGATTCGGGCAAGATCTCACATTCCTTGATAGAGCATACGATACGATGAAGGAAGCTGCACTCTTTCTGCTCGATTATCTGGTCGAAGACGAGCAGGGAAGGCTCATTACTTGCCCATCCGTCTCGCCCGAAAATCGATATATTCTTTCCAGTGGGGAAGCGGGCGTGTTATGTGCAGGCGCGTCCATGGATTTTCAGATTATTGGCGCGCTGTTCGGCGCCTGCATCGAGGGCGCGAAGCTGCTTGGGAAGGATGAGACTTTCAAGGACGAACTGGAAACTGCCCTGAAACGGCTGCCGCAGCCGAGGATCGGCAAATACGGACAAATCCAGGAGTGGATGGAGGACTACGAAGAGGAGGAGCCGGGTCATCGCCATATTTCTCATCTGTTCGCCCTGTATCCTGGCGATGCGTTCACGACCGAGCGCACGCCTAATCTAGCCGCAGCCGCACGGACCACATTGACGCGCAGACTGTCTTCCGGTGGGGGGCATACCGGCTGGAGTCGGGCCTGGATCATCAATTTCTGGGCCAGACTCCAGGACGGGATGCTCGCATACGACAACGTGATGGCACTGCTGCAACATTCTACGATGACCAACCTGTTTGACAATCATCCTCCGTTCCAGATTGACGGAAACTTCGGCGGAACTGCCGGTATCGCGGAAATGCTGTTGCAAAGCCATGCCGGCATCATTCGGTTGCTGCCAGCGATTCCGGACGTATGGAGCGAAGGCGAGGTTAAGGGGCTGCGCGCACGCGGCGGATTCACGTTCAGCTTCAAGTGGGCAGAATCGAAGATTTCAGAAGTCGTCGTAGAATGCACAGTGTCTGGGCCATGCGAGATCGAGGCTCCCGGCTTCGCTCCCGTCTCCTTTATCGCTGAGGCGGGTAAGACGTATACGTTCGAAAGAAATGTAATGATAAATCATAAACAATGA